Sequence from the Paenibacillus riograndensis SBR5 genome:
GCCCGGAATCAGCGACAAGGCCTTCTCCAAATCCTTGCGCAGCTCATCCGGTGTACCGGCGCGGCCAGGGTAGCTGCCCGTTACTGCAATGCCCCCGCTCAGTTCCTTGTCTTTAAAAAGAAACCCTTTGACATCATCGCCCTGCCAGCAGTGGAGTGAAATTTTGATCTGTGCCAACTTCTCCAAAACTTCATCCACATGGATTCCATGGGCTGCATATACTTTCTTGGCCTCGTTATAACTATTGATGATGCTCTGATCCATGCTGCAACCTCCCAAAAGTTTTGTGAGCATCTGCTCCCTGATTTGACTACGTTCAAAACTCGCTTCGAAAGCATCCACTTAGTTTGGTGAGCATCTGCTCCCTAGTGGTGGTGAAGGGCCTCCCAGCGGTCCAGCAGCTCTTCCAGCTGCGGAACGGGGCGCGGGGTATATGAGGCCATGGGAAAAGAATTCCCGATGATCGCTCTGGCTTCGGAAATATTGGCTACACTGCCAGCGTGAATCAGCTGAACCGCGAGATTTCCCAGTGCCGTTGACTCCGTGGGTCCGGCCAGCACCTCTCTGCCGGCCACATCGGCAGTCAGCTGGCACAGCAGCCCGTTGTTCGCCCCGCCGCCGACGATTTGCAGCACCTCCACCGCTGTTCCTGTAAGCTCTTCCAGCTCCTGCAGATAACTCCGGTAGGACAAGGCCAGGCTGTCGAATATACAGCGGGCAAGTTGTCCCGGTGTTTCCGGGACAGGCTGGCCGCTCTCCGCACAGGCGGAGCGGATTTCCTCAATCATGTTGCCAGGATTGAGGAAACGCGTCGCGTTGCACGGGATCAGGCTGCGGAAGCCCTCGGCTTCTCCGGCCAGCCGGGCCAGCCCGGCGAAGCTGTAGCGTTCGCCGTCCAGCCTGCGCACCTCCTGGATCAGCCAGAGTCCCATGATATTCTTAAGGAACCGGTAGGTACCGTAGGCTCCCCATTCGTTGGTATAATTCGCCGCCATCGCCTGCGGATTGTTGATCGGCTGGTCAAGCTCCACACCCAGCAGCGACCAGGTGCCGCTGCTGATGTAAGCTGCAGACCGGCCTTTTTGCACAGGTACACCAAGCACTGCAGAGGCGGTGTCATGTGTGGCTACACAGATCAACTGGCAGCGGGGCAGATCATACTGGCGGACAAGCGAATCCTGGACAAATCCAAGACTCTCACCCGGAGCTGTCAGCGGGGCAAACTGCTCTCTTCGCAAATGAAGAAACGACAGCAGCCCGGAGTCGAAGTCGCCCGTCTGTAAATTCAACAGTTGGGTGGTAGAGGCATTCGTGACCTCATTGATCTTCCGCCCGCCTAATCTATAGTAGAGATAATCCGGCACCAGCAGAATTTGATCCGCTTGGGCCAGCTCTTTGCGGTCATGGGCATATAATTGATATAAGGTATTGAAGGTTAATTGCTGAATCCCTGTTTTGGCATACACTGTGTCAGGTGGAAGGATGGCGGCCACTTCCTCCATAACCCCCTCCGTACGGCGGTCACGATAGGCATACACCTCCTGGATGCGGCTTCCAGCCGCATCCAGGAGTACATAATCCACCGCCCACGTATCGATGCCTAACGTACACTCCGTGATGCCCAGTGCTTTGGCCTGGCGGAGTCCAACGATAATCTGATCCAATAAATAATCAATATCCCAGAAGCAGGAGCCGCCGCGCTCCTTGAAGCCATTGCTGAAGCGGTGGATTTCCTCAAGGCTGAGCTTCCCCTCCTGAAGAGTCCCAACCACCAGCCTGCCGCTGGAGGCGCCGATATCGACGGCGATATGTTTGTTCATAGAAGCTCTCCTTACTTAGAGGTTGTTCTAGAGAATTTTGCGGAACAGGGTGATCACTTCTTCTTTGGTGGGAATGAACGGATTGCCGGGTGCGCAAGCGTCCTTCATCGAGTTCTCCGCAAGCAGGTCAAGATCGACCTCAGTTACACCAAGCTCAGATAATTTGGACGGGATGCCGACTTCCTTGGAAAGTGCTTTGATCGATTCAATAACGAAATCGGCACATTCCAGATCGCTTTTGCCTTCAATCTGGAGGCCGATAGCCTTGGCAATGCTTCTGAACTTCTCCGGCACATGCTTCGCATTTTCTTCTTCCACATAAGGCAGCAGCATCGCATTGCATACACCATGCGGCAGATCATATACGCCGCCAAGCTGGTGCGCCATCGCATGCACATAACCTAGCCCGGCATTATTGAAAGCCAGACCGCCGAGGAAAATGGCATACACCATTTGCTCCCGGGCTTCAATATCATGGCCGTTCTTTACCGTCCGGGCCAGATTGGCGAAGATCAGCTCTACCGCAGCAAGCGCGGTAGCATCGGTTACCGGATAGGCTCCAGGAGTAACCAGGGCTTCGATGGCATGGGTCAGCGCATCCATTCCGGTTGCCGCCGTTAGTGCGGCCGGTTTGTCGATCATTAGCTCCGGATCATTGACCGAAATGGTGGCGATGCTGTTTTTATCAACCATAACCATCTTCACTTTGCGTTCTTCATCTGTGATGACGTAGTTGATGGTGACTTCGGCAGAGGTGCCTGCGGTAGTATTGACCGCTACAATCGGCAGGGATTTGTTTTTGGATTTGTGCACACCTTCATAGTCTTTGATATGCCCGCCGTTGGTGGCGATAATTCCGATGGCCTTTGCCGTATCCTGCGGCGAGCCGCCGCCGATAGAGATCAGATAATCACAGCCCTGCGCATTCAGGAAAGCTAAGCCGTCATGGACATTTTTACACGTAGGGTTCGGTTTGACTTCATCATAGAGGGCATATTGGATTCCCGCTTCATCCAGTACTGCCAGCAGTTTGCCCGCGATGCCGCTCTTGACCAGAAATTTGTCGGTGACCACAAGCGCCTTCTTCAGCTTCAATTCCTGAATGTAAGGACCAATTTCCTTCAGACAGCCTTTTCCCATAATGTTGGTGGACGGAACATAATAGACATGAGTACTCATTGATTGACCAGCCTCCCAGGCAATTTGTTAAAGCGGTTAATGTTCTTCTTCGCAAGCTGGAAGCTCTATGCGGCTGCGGCACCTCAGGCTGGCCACTGAGTACAAAACAGCCGACCGGCACTGGCACCCCTCAAAAAGGTATCGCTTACAAACAAAGCATTAACATCATCATCGTATTCCCATAAATCTTTGTTGTCAACAAATAAAATATAAATAATGTTGTTTTTATTTGTTTAATGTCCGTTTCACAAAGAAACATCTATGTATTCCCTGTGATTTTCACATATTTTCTTGCAAAACACAGATATTTAAGTCTATAGTTATTCCATACAGCTCCGGAAAGGTGATACATATGCTTGCAGCCGAACGACGCAAAAAAATCATAGATCTTGTGCATCAGGACAAAAGGGTGCTCGTCTCCGATCTCAGCCGGATGTTCGAGGTAACCGAAGAAACGATCCGGCGGGATCTGGAAAAGCTGGAGAAGGACGGCATTCTAAGCCGGACTTACGGCGGGGCGATGCTGAACAGGCATACCAATGAGGATTTGCCCTTTGTGACGCGCAATGCGCTTAACACTGATATGAAACGCAATATTGCGCTTAAGGCGCTGGATCTGATTAACGATGGAGATACCCTGATGGTGGACCCCAGCTCTACTGCCTTCGAGTTTCTAAAGCTGCTGGGCAACAAAAACAATCTGACTGTAATCACAAATTCCATTAATATTCTGCATGAGTTCGCCAGCTCAGGTATGAATATCATATCCTCCGGCGGTTCGCTGCGCCACCGTTCGCTGTCACTGGTCGGGCCGGTCGCCCATGATACCATCCGGCGCTACAACGTGGACACCGCAGTCATCAGCTGCAAAGGCATTGATATGGAGCGGGGAGTTACGGATTCCAACGAGCCGGAATGCGAGCTGAAAAAGTACATGCTGCGCCAGGCCCAGAAGGTTGTGCTTCTCGCCGACCATACCAAATTCGACAAAACAGCGTTCACCAGGCTGGTGGAGCTTAGCAGCATTGACGTGCTCATTACGGACCGCCGGCCTGCGGAATCCTGGCTGACACGGCTGGCTGAAGAAAATATCGAGGTATTGTACTAAAAAGACCGCCCGGTCCCTGCCGTTTGCTGTGCAGGGAACCGGGCGGTCTTGCATATGGTGCTACACCGCTCCGCCTTTGGAGAGCATGATATTTAAAATCGCAGTATCGGTATCCGCCAGCCCTTCCTGAACCAGCCGCTCCATGTTGCGGATCGTATCTTCAACCTCTTCGAAAATAACACCATCCTTCGTGGTTGGAGCAATGTTGTTCATCGCCAGTGTGGCTGCCTGGATGGCCGCATTGGTGGAGGTGGAAATTTTCAGCGCACAGGTTGATTTCGCGCCGTCACAGATCATGCCCGACAAGGAAGCTATTGTATTCTGTATTCCATGCTTGATCTGCGCCAGGCTGCCCCCC
This genomic interval carries:
- the rhaB gene encoding rhamnulokinase, with translation MNKHIAVDIGASSGRLVVGTLQEGKLSLEEIHRFSNGFKERGGSCFWDIDYLLDQIIVGLRQAKALGITECTLGIDTWAVDYVLLDAAGSRIQEVYAYRDRRTEGVMEEVAAILPPDTVYAKTGIQQLTFNTLYQLYAHDRKELAQADQILLVPDYLYYRLGGRKINEVTNASTTQLLNLQTGDFDSGLLSFLHLRREQFAPLTAPGESLGFVQDSLVRQYDLPRCQLICVATHDTASAVLGVPVQKGRSAAYISSGTWSLLGVELDQPINNPQAMAANYTNEWGAYGTYRFLKNIMGLWLIQEVRRLDGERYSFAGLARLAGEAEGFRSLIPCNATRFLNPGNMIEEIRSACAESGQPVPETPGQLARCIFDSLALSYRSYLQELEELTGTAVEVLQIVGGGANNGLLCQLTADVAGREVLAGPTESTALGNLAVQLIHAGSVANISEARAIIGNSFPMASYTPRPVPQLEELLDRWEALHHH
- a CDS encoding iron-containing alcohol dehydrogenase, with product MSTHVYYVPSTNIMGKGCLKEIGPYIQELKLKKALVVTDKFLVKSGIAGKLLAVLDEAGIQYALYDEVKPNPTCKNVHDGLAFLNAQGCDYLISIGGGSPQDTAKAIGIIATNGGHIKDYEGVHKSKNKSLPIVAVNTTAGTSAEVTINYVITDEERKVKMVMVDKNSIATISVNDPELMIDKPAALTAATGMDALTHAIEALVTPGAYPVTDATALAAVELIFANLARTVKNGHDIEAREQMVYAIFLGGLAFNNAGLGYVHAMAHQLGGVYDLPHGVCNAMLLPYVEEENAKHVPEKFRSIAKAIGLQIEGKSDLECADFVIESIKALSKEVGIPSKLSELGVTEVDLDLLAENSMKDACAPGNPFIPTKEEVITLFRKIL
- a CDS encoding DeoR/GlpR family DNA-binding transcription regulator translates to MLAAERRKKIIDLVHQDKRVLVSDLSRMFEVTEETIRRDLEKLEKDGILSRTYGGAMLNRHTNEDLPFVTRNALNTDMKRNIALKALDLINDGDTLMVDPSSTAFEFLKLLGNKNNLTVITNSINILHEFASSGMNIISSGGSLRHRSLSLVGPVAHDTIRRYNVDTAVISCKGIDMERGVTDSNEPECELKKYMLRQAQKVVLLADHTKFDKTAFTRLVELSSIDVLITDRRPAESWLTRLAEENIEVLY